A genomic segment from Halomonas sp. GD1P12 encodes:
- a CDS encoding TonB-dependent receptor family protein — protein MKILLPPTFFLASAMGVQPVLAQTTPDEQAVTLAPVQVSAPRLARELYATPAAVSTLGEDEIQRGQQRVRLDESLVRVPGVFVQNRDNFAQGQRIAIRGFGARAPFGVRGITVRVDGIPYTLPDGQAALDAIDLDSAERIEVIRGPSSVLYGNAAGGVIDITTADGRSDPGSSVRVEAGSDGYQKLSLQNGGQNGDWSHHVSLSGLNVDGYREQSSTEKYLLNAKLRRELGSERALTAIVNLLDNPRSEDPGALNAREVTRGRHLAAPNSVALDAHQNVDQQLVGLQYEDLSAGPGELYVKGFYARRDFEQQLPYVGDSRLGYERDYIGGSAEYHHAIELGTLPLDYVVGVDVARQEDDRFRNDVSGAGAVGEQVAREKQTATATGAFAQGDLGLTDRLTLSLGARFDRVELEVDDRYLDDGDQSGDQTFNEWSGSAGLSYRYRPQHQVYLNTGTAFETPTFAEFANPAGGGFNPSVEPQKSWNREVGLRGYVAPLALDYDLALFSVRVRDELVPFDEGGRTFYQNAGNTDRDGMELALGWQFLDQWRLDSALTLARYTFDEFATPTANFDGNRIPGLPEQTWISQLTWEGMGERFATLETEYIGDLLADNANEVEADSYWLVNLRVGDGWQLDERSRLNAFVGLRNVFDREHYSNVRLNGTFGRYYEPAPGRSVYGGVELTF, from the coding sequence ATGAAAATATTGCTGCCGCCCACCTTTTTTCTGGCCAGCGCCATGGGCGTCCAGCCCGTATTGGCCCAGACGACCCCCGACGAGCAAGCGGTCACCCTCGCGCCGGTCCAGGTCAGCGCTCCAAGGCTCGCCCGCGAGCTCTACGCTACCCCGGCGGCGGTGTCGACGCTGGGTGAGGACGAGATTCAGCGCGGTCAGCAGCGCGTGCGCCTGGACGAGTCGCTCGTTCGCGTGCCCGGGGTGTTCGTGCAAAACCGCGATAACTTCGCCCAGGGCCAGCGTATCGCCATTCGCGGCTTCGGCGCCCGCGCCCCGTTTGGCGTGCGCGGCATCACCGTGCGCGTCGACGGCATTCCCTACACGCTGCCCGATGGCCAGGCAGCGCTCGACGCCATCGACCTGGACAGCGCCGAGCGCATCGAGGTGATTCGCGGGCCCTCCTCGGTGCTATATGGCAACGCCGCCGGCGGGGTCATCGACATCACCACCGCCGATGGGCGCAGCGATCCGGGTTCCAGCGTGCGCGTCGAGGCGGGCAGCGACGGCTACCAGAAGCTTTCGCTTCAAAATGGTGGCCAGAATGGCGACTGGTCTCACCACGTGAGCCTTTCGGGCTTGAACGTGGACGGCTACCGCGAGCAGAGCTCCACCGAGAAGTATCTGCTCAATGCCAAGCTTCGCCGCGAGCTGGGAAGCGAACGCGCCTTGACCGCGATCGTCAACCTGCTCGACAACCCGCGATCAGAAGACCCGGGCGCGCTCAACGCCCGCGAAGTCACCCGGGGCCGCCACCTGGCCGCGCCCAATTCAGTCGCGCTGGACGCACACCAGAACGTCGACCAGCAGCTGGTTGGCCTGCAGTACGAGGATCTGAGCGCGGGCCCCGGTGAGCTCTACGTGAAAGGCTTCTACGCTCGGCGCGATTTCGAGCAGCAGCTGCCCTACGTTGGCGATAGCCGGCTGGGCTATGAGCGCGACTATATTGGCGGCAGCGCCGAGTACCACCACGCCATCGAACTCGGGACGCTGCCGCTGGATTACGTCGTCGGTGTGGATGTCGCGCGCCAGGAAGACGATCGCTTTCGCAACGACGTCAGCGGCGCGGGGGCGGTGGGCGAGCAGGTGGCCCGCGAAAAGCAGACCGCGACGGCCACCGGCGCGTTCGCCCAGGGCGACCTTGGCCTGACGGATCGGCTCACGCTGTCGCTGGGCGCGCGCTTCGATCGCGTCGAGCTCGAGGTCGACGACCGCTACCTTGACGACGGCGATCAAAGCGGCGATCAGACCTTCAACGAGTGGAGCGGCTCGGCGGGGCTCAGCTATCGCTACCGCCCGCAGCATCAGGTCTATCTCAATACCGGCACGGCTTTTGAAACGCCGACGTTTGCCGAGTTCGCCAACCCGGCCGGCGGCGGCTTCAACCCCAGTGTGGAGCCGCAGAAATCCTGGAATCGCGAGGTGGGGCTTCGCGGCTACGTGGCGCCGCTTGCGCTCGACTACGATCTGGCGCTCTTTTCAGTGCGCGTGCGTGATGAGCTGGTGCCTTTCGATGAGGGCGGGCGTACCTTCTACCAGAACGCTGGCAATACCGACCGCGACGGCATGGAGCTCGCGCTTGGCTGGCAGTTTTTGGATCAGTGGCGTCTCGACAGCGCCCTGACGCTCGCGCGTTATACCTTCGATGAGTTCGCCACGCCTACGGCGAACTTCGACGGCAACCGCATTCCGGGCCTGCCGGAGCAGACCTGGATCAGCCAGCTCACCTGGGAAGGCATGGGCGAGCGCTTCGCCACGCTCGAGACCGAATACATCGGCGATCTGCTGGCGGATAACGCCAATGAGGTCGAGGCGGACAGCTACTGGCTGGTGAACCTGCGCGTCGGCGACGGCTGGCAGCTCGACGAGCGATCAAGGCTCAATGCGTTTGTTGGCCTGCGCAACGTCTTCGACCGGGAGCACTATTCCAACGTGCGCTTGAACGGCACCTTCGGGCGCTACTATGAGCCGGCGCCGGGGCGCAGCGTCTACGGCGGTGTGGAGCTTACGTTCTAA
- a CDS encoding glucose/quinate/shikimate family membrane-bound PQQ-dependent dehydrogenase codes for MNEHKRARAAWPAVILGVVLGLAGLALAVGGGQLVSLGGSAYYLIAGIAVLATGILLALRKGAALWLYAATLLATLVWALWEVGLDWWQLVPRVAIPCLIAIVMLLPWWRKPLDSRGGSLALGLGVIASIAVAIASQFTAPGVVEGSLADNRANAEVNPAQVAGDDWAAYGGTNAGTHYSSLDQITLDNIGELEEAWRIQTGDEPGPNAPPEITNQNTPLKVNDHLYICTSHSRAMALSPETGETIWEFDPEISTQGADDFSGWAHMTCRGLAYFDAANYSDNDAEADNDANSESDNATTSDVTNGENATPSLLFAERDAFAIDVAILERLSAPTATEDSAVPMLSQTDVMCPRRLYLPTADARLIALNADTGEPCEGFGENGEVDLTQNIGSFDPGGYYSTSPPTVTENLVILGGHVTDNSSVDEPSGVIRAFDVRTGELVWNWDSGNPDDTAPIADDETYTRNSPNVWAPISVDEELGLVYLPMGNATPDQFGGNRSENDETHSAGLVALALDTGQVAWVYQFVHHDLWDMDTPAQPVLIDLNTADGVQPAVIQPTKQGSLYVLNRETGEAIVPIEEVPAPQGAVEGDRTANTQPRSALNLLPAPLTERDMWGASPFDQMMCRIQFNSLRYEGQYTPPSLEGSIIYPGNVGVMNWGGVAVDPERQTLFTGAKYLAFVSTLVPREEVEGEQGSASEQGLQANAGAPYAVELGPLLSIFNLPCQAPSWGDVAGIDLQNAEVVWKHPNGTTRDSMPLGLPIGLPVGVPALGGPLTTAGGVTFMSGTLDQYLRGYNHETGEEIFKARLPAGGQATPMTYTGADGRQYVVVSAGGHGTFGTKMGDYVIGYALPQ; via the coding sequence ATGAACGAACACAAACGCGCCCGCGCCGCCTGGCCGGCCGTGATTCTCGGGGTCGTGCTCGGCCTTGCGGGGCTGGCGCTGGCCGTGGGCGGCGGCCAACTAGTGAGCCTGGGCGGCAGCGCCTACTATCTGATCGCCGGTATCGCCGTGCTGGCCACGGGCATTCTGCTCGCGCTACGCAAGGGCGCGGCACTTTGGCTGTACGCCGCCACGCTGCTGGCGACCCTCGTCTGGGCGCTGTGGGAAGTGGGTCTGGACTGGTGGCAACTGGTGCCGCGGGTGGCCATCCCGTGTCTGATCGCCATCGTCATGCTGCTGCCCTGGTGGCGCAAGCCGCTTGATTCACGCGGCGGGAGCCTGGCGCTAGGGCTTGGCGTGATTGCCTCTATCGCGGTCGCGATTGCCAGCCAGTTCACCGCCCCGGGCGTGGTCGAAGGCTCGCTTGCCGATAACCGCGCCAACGCCGAGGTCAACCCCGCCCAGGTCGCCGGTGACGACTGGGCCGCTTACGGCGGCACCAACGCCGGCACCCACTACTCGTCGCTCGATCAGATCACGCTCGACAACATCGGTGAGCTCGAGGAAGCCTGGCGCATCCAGACCGGCGATGAGCCCGGCCCCAACGCGCCGCCGGAGATTACCAATCAGAACACGCCGCTGAAAGTCAACGACCACCTTTATATCTGCACCTCGCACAGCCGCGCCATGGCGCTGTCGCCGGAAACCGGCGAGACGATTTGGGAGTTCGATCCCGAGATCAGCACCCAGGGCGCCGACGACTTCTCCGGCTGGGCGCACATGACCTGCCGCGGGCTCGCCTACTTCGATGCGGCCAACTATTCCGACAACGACGCTGAGGCTGATAACGACGCCAACAGCGAATCGGATAACGCGACGACCAGCGATGTCACCAACGGCGAGAATGCCACGCCTTCACTGCTGTTCGCCGAGCGCGACGCCTTCGCTATCGACGTGGCGATCCTCGAGCGGCTGAGCGCCCCAACGGCCACAGAAGACAGCGCCGTGCCGATGCTGAGCCAAACCGACGTGATGTGCCCGCGTAGGCTCTATCTGCCCACGGCGGACGCCCGCCTGATCGCGCTCAACGCCGACACCGGCGAGCCCTGCGAAGGTTTTGGCGAAAACGGCGAAGTGGATCTGACGCAAAACATCGGCAGCTTCGACCCGGGCGGCTACTACTCCACCTCGCCACCCACCGTCACCGAAAACCTGGTGATTCTGGGCGGCCACGTGACCGACAACAGCTCGGTCGATGAGCCCTCCGGCGTAATTCGCGCGTTCGACGTGCGCACCGGGGAGCTTGTGTGGAACTGGGACAGCGGCAATCCGGACGACACCGCCCCCATCGCCGACGATGAAACCTACACCCGTAACTCGCCCAACGTCTGGGCGCCGATCAGCGTCGACGAGGAGCTCGGGCTCGTCTACCTGCCCATGGGTAACGCCACGCCGGATCAGTTTGGCGGTAACCGCAGCGAAAACGACGAAACCCATAGCGCAGGGCTCGTAGCGCTTGCGCTCGACACCGGCCAGGTCGCCTGGGTCTACCAGTTCGTTCACCACGATTTATGGGATATGGACACGCCCGCCCAGCCGGTGCTGATCGACCTGAACACCGCTGATGGCGTTCAGCCGGCGGTGATCCAGCCCACCAAGCAGGGCAGTCTCTACGTATTGAACCGGGAAACCGGCGAGGCGATCGTGCCGATCGAAGAAGTGCCCGCCCCCCAGGGCGCGGTCGAGGGTGACCGGACCGCTAACACCCAGCCTCGTTCGGCATTGAACCTATTGCCAGCGCCGCTCACCGAGCGCGACATGTGGGGTGCCTCGCCGTTCGATCAGATGATGTGTCGCATCCAGTTCAACTCGCTGCGCTACGAAGGCCAGTACACGCCGCCGTCGCTCGAGGGCAGCATCATCTACCCGGGTAACGTCGGCGTCATGAACTGGGGCGGCGTTGCCGTCGATCCCGAGCGTCAGACGCTGTTCACCGGCGCCAAGTATCTGGCGTTCGTGTCCACGCTGGTCCCGCGTGAGGAGGTCGAAGGCGAACAGGGCTCGGCCAGCGAACAGGGGCTGCAAGCCAACGCCGGCGCGCCTTACGCCGTCGAGCTCGGCCCGCTGCTGTCGATCTTCAACCTGCCCTGCCAGGCGCCCTCCTGGGGCGACGTGGCCGGTATCGACCTGCAAAACGCCGAGGTCGTCTGGAAGCACCCCAACGGCACCACCCGCGACAGCATGCCGCTGGGCCTGCCGATTGGCCTGCCGGTCGGCGTTCCGGCGCTGGGCGGCCCGCTCACCACGGCGGGCGGCGTCACCTTCATGAGCGGCACGCTGGATCAGTACCTGCGCGGCTACAACCATGAAACCGGTGAAGAGATCTTCAAGGCGCGCCTGCCCGCCGGCGGCCAGGCCACACCGATGACCTATACCGGCGCCGACGGCCGCCAGTATGTGGTGGTCAGCGCCGGCGGTCACGGCACCTTCGGCACAAAAATGGGCGACTACGTGATCGGCTACGCGCTGCCACAGTAA
- a CDS encoding cold-shock protein: MATGTVKWFNDTKGFGFIAPSDGGDDLFAHFSEIQADGFKTLQEGATVSFDVTQGKKGLQASNIKQTS; this comes from the coding sequence ATGGCAACTGGCACAGTTAAATGGTTCAACGACACTAAAGGTTTCGGTTTCATCGCTCCTTCTGACGGCGGCGACGACCTTTTTGCTCATTTCTCCGAAATTCAAGCTGACGGCTTCAAAACTCTGCAGGAAGGTGCAACTGTATCTTTCGACGTAACCCAGGGTAAAAAAGGCCTTCAGGCTTCTAACATCAAGCAGACTTCTTAA
- a CDS encoding MFS transporter encodes MSLSSRSSFSSSDATRFSTRLSVALIALGAFALGVASYVTAGLIPLITRELFILNAAAAQLVTAFTLAYAVGSPVVVALLPGRCQREGLIAALVVFVLANALCAMSTSFIALLIWRGVAGVAAGVYLALGIAAAGAISREGRRGQALAVIMGGMASGTVLGVPLGLALAERLGWAVAFWLVAALGAIATAGLIIKLPRLPAPAPTPLRQKLAMLKHPPTLGILSVSLLAAIASLGMYTFIAPFMAVPAFGGVSSIALYLWVWGVGGIAGSFLIGPFVDRYLEARVTLVIMLVLTMALTALPLAAAQHPLMALLPIALWGAVGWALQVPQNNRLMQVRAPHGDAHLAVALNESALYLGSALGAGAGGLILAGGLSPWHLALAAAGAAALGAFLQLMLLARAHRR; translated from the coding sequence ATGTCCCTCTCTTCTCGATCATCCTTTTCGTCGTCAGACGCTACCCGTTTTTCGACGCGACTCAGCGTGGCGCTGATCGCGTTAGGCGCGTTTGCCCTGGGGGTGGCGTCCTACGTCACCGCGGGGCTGATACCGCTGATCACTCGGGAGCTCTTTATTCTCAATGCGGCGGCGGCCCAGCTGGTCACGGCCTTCACGCTGGCCTACGCCGTGGGCTCGCCGGTGGTCGTGGCGCTGCTGCCTGGCCGCTGTCAGCGCGAGGGGCTGATCGCTGCGCTGGTGGTGTTCGTGCTGGCCAACGCGCTCTGCGCGATGAGCACCAGCTTCATCGCACTGCTGATCTGGCGGGGTGTCGCCGGGGTGGCAGCAGGCGTGTACCTGGCACTCGGCATTGCGGCAGCGGGAGCCATTTCACGCGAGGGGCGTCGCGGCCAAGCGCTGGCGGTGATCATGGGCGGCATGGCCAGCGGCACGGTGCTGGGGGTGCCCCTGGGCCTGGCGCTGGCCGAGCGCCTCGGCTGGGCGGTGGCCTTCTGGCTCGTAGCAGCCCTGGGGGCCATCGCCACCGCCGGGCTTATCATCAAGCTGCCTCGCCTACCCGCCCCCGCGCCAACGCCCTTGCGGCAAAAGCTCGCCATGTTGAAGCATCCGCCAACGCTTGGCATTCTGAGCGTGTCGCTGCTGGCGGCGATCGCCAGTCTTGGCATGTATACCTTTATCGCGCCGTTCATGGCCGTGCCCGCCTTCGGCGGCGTCTCGTCTATCGCGCTCTATCTATGGGTATGGGGAGTGGGCGGCATCGCAGGCAGCTTTCTGATCGGGCCCTTCGTCGACCGCTACCTCGAGGCGCGCGTCACCCTGGTCATCATGCTAGTGCTGACGATGGCACTGACCGCTCTGCCATTGGCCGCGGCCCAGCACCCGCTAATGGCGCTTTTACCCATCGCCTTGTGGGGCGCCGTGGGATGGGCGCTTCAGGTGCCGCAGAACAATCGGCTCATGCAGGTGCGCGCCCCTCATGGCGATGCGCATTTGGCGGTGGCGCTGAACGAGTCCGCGCTCTATCTCGGCAGCGCCCTGGGAGCCGGTGCCGGCGGGCTGATCCTCGCCGGCGGGCTGTCGCCCTGGCATCTGGCATTGGCAGCGGCCGGCGCTGCCGCGCTGGGTGCTTTTTTGCAACTCATGCTCCTTGCCAGGGCGCACCGGCGCTGA
- a CDS encoding YqaE/Pmp3 family membrane protein has product MALTATDPIKILFAILLPPLGVFMEVGFKGHFWLNILLTLFGFIPGIIHALYVILKY; this is encoded by the coding sequence ATGGCCCTGACCGCCACCGACCCGATCAAGATACTTTTCGCCATTTTGCTGCCCCCGCTGGGCGTCTTCATGGAAGTCGGCTTTAAAGGCCATTTCTGGCTCAACATTCTGCTGACGCTGTTTGGCTTCATTCCAGGCATCATTCACGCGCTTTACGTGATCCTGAAGTACTAA
- a CDS encoding dicarboxylate/amino acid:cation symporter, which yields MKTLLQGYLRTSLILRVSIALVLGVLTGLFGGETLIAWLSPLGDLLLRLLTFLIVPIVLFTLMVGINQSQEGSVGRIGGKVLLYYLASSALAIVVGLAVASLFDPGSNTTPQEGMSFSVPENPGVVEALLNIVPSNLFGAFVELNMLGIIFTALVFGIALLKMRQTSHQRALGERLYEVLQALNEVTLKVMAGVLHVVPIGVFAIVAGTVSQQGLGTLLALGDMVLVLYVALAVQLVLYCVALRFFGVRLRTFFREARTPLATAFATQSSAGTLPLTVNAAHRLGISKSIYGFSLPLGATMNMDGAAIRIAISAVFAANVIGAPLDFASMVQIVLIGTLVSVGTAGVPGAGIIMISTVFTQVGLPIEVVGLLTAIDALVGMGATALNVTGDLTGTALVARSEGEALDGVVEETHDETLEAS from the coding sequence ATGAAAACGTTACTGCAGGGCTACCTGCGCACCTCGTTGATTCTGCGCGTCAGCATCGCGCTGGTGCTGGGGGTGCTCACCGGGCTGTTCGGCGGCGAGACGCTGATCGCGTGGCTTTCACCGCTTGGCGATTTGCTGCTGCGCCTGTTGACCTTTTTGATCGTACCGATCGTGCTTTTCACGCTGATGGTGGGCATCAATCAATCCCAGGAAGGCAGCGTTGGGCGTATCGGTGGCAAGGTGCTGCTCTATTATCTCGCCTCGTCGGCGCTGGCGATCGTCGTGGGGCTGGCCGTGGCCTCGCTGTTCGATCCGGGCAGCAACACCACGCCCCAGGAGGGCATGAGCTTCTCGGTGCCGGAGAACCCCGGCGTGGTCGAGGCGCTTTTGAACATCGTGCCAAGCAACCTGTTCGGCGCCTTCGTCGAGCTGAATATGCTGGGCATCATCTTCACCGCGCTGGTGTTCGGCATCGCGCTTTTGAAGATGCGCCAGACCTCGCACCAGCGCGCGCTGGGCGAGCGCCTTTACGAAGTGCTGCAGGCGTTGAACGAGGTGACGCTCAAAGTGATGGCGGGCGTGCTTCACGTCGTGCCGATCGGCGTATTCGCCATCGTCGCCGGCACCGTCAGCCAGCAGGGGCTTGGCACGCTGTTGGCGCTGGGCGATATGGTGCTGGTGCTCTACGTGGCGCTGGCCGTGCAGCTGGTGCTTTACTGCGTGGCGCTACGCTTTTTCGGCGTGCGCCTTCGCACTTTCTTTCGCGAGGCACGAACGCCTCTGGCCACGGCGTTTGCCACGCAAAGTAGCGCCGGGACACTGCCGCTGACGGTGAATGCGGCGCATCGGCTGGGCATTTCGAAAAGCATCTACGGTTTCAGCCTGCCGCTGGGCGCGACCATGAACATGGATGGCGCCGCCATTCGCATCGCGATCTCGGCGGTGTTCGCCGCCAACGTCATCGGTGCGCCGCTGGACTTCGCCAGCATGGTGCAGATCGTGCTGATCGGCACGTTGGTGTCCGTCGGCACCGCCGGCGTGCCCGGCGCCGGGATCATCATGATTTCCACCGTCTTTACCCAGGTAGGCTTGCCCATCGAAGTGGTGGGGCTTTTGACCGCGATCGACGCACTGGTGGGTATGGGCGCAACCGCACTCAACGTGACCGGCGATCTGACCGGCACGGCGCTGGTCGCGCGCAGCGAAGGCGAGGCGCTCGATGGGGTGGTGGAGGAGACTCATGACGAGACGCTTGAAGCCTCATGA
- a CDS encoding helix-turn-helix transcriptional regulator — MTQTRTLARTRPELGAFLKSRRERIAPEAAGLPSGSRRRTPGLRREEVAALAGVGVTWYTWLEQGRDIRASSDFLERLARIFKLDATERRHLFLLAHQRLPSEPGKTWCEVPPLVHRLMADLPTRPSYVLNLRWDVLAFNSAADALFGFSRHAVEARNLLWLLFTDPAIRALFDPWQAQARQMLGSFKRDAARAPADPALNALVETLSQVDEEFRVWWPDQEIHGPCLGVRTLSVAPLGAVEVEHISLTIDDERHLRLVYYAARDDALETLLKECVTPGES; from the coding sequence GTGACCCAAACACGAACGCTTGCGCGTACCCGCCCCGAGCTCGGCGCGTTTCTGAAAAGCCGCCGCGAGCGTATCGCCCCTGAGGCGGCGGGACTTCCCAGCGGCTCGCGCCGGCGCACCCCCGGGCTTCGCCGTGAAGAGGTGGCCGCCCTTGCCGGCGTCGGCGTGACCTGGTACACCTGGCTCGAGCAGGGCCGCGATATTCGCGCCTCGAGCGACTTTCTCGAGCGCCTGGCGCGCATCTTCAAGCTCGATGCGACCGAGCGGCGCCATCTGTTTTTGCTGGCCCACCAGCGGCTTCCGTCGGAGCCCGGCAAGACCTGGTGCGAGGTGCCGCCGCTGGTACACCGGCTGATGGCGGATCTGCCGACCCGCCCAAGCTACGTACTCAACCTGCGCTGGGACGTGCTGGCGTTCAATTCCGCCGCCGATGCGCTGTTTGGCTTCTCTCGCCACGCGGTTGAGGCGCGCAACCTGTTGTGGCTGCTGTTCACCGACCCGGCCATCCGCGCGCTGTTCGACCCCTGGCAGGCCCAGGCGCGGCAGATGCTGGGAAGCTTCAAGCGCGACGCCGCCCGCGCCCCGGCGGACCCGGCGCTGAATGCCCTGGTCGAGACGCTCAGTCAGGTCGACGAGGAGTTTCGCGTCTGGTGGCCGGACCAGGAGATCCATGGGCCTTGTTTGGGCGTGCGCACGCTTAGCGTGGCGCCACTCGGCGCGGTGGAGGTCGAGCATATTTCATTGACCATCGACGACGAGCGCCACCTGCGCCTGGTCTATTACGCGGCCCGGGATGACGCATTGGAGACATTACTGAAAGAGTGCGTGACGCCTGGTGAGAGTTAA
- a CDS encoding putative RNA methyltransferase gives MSTTPFQSLACPLDGQPLSLVSGAWRCAAGHSFDIAKQGHVNLLPVQQKRSVDPGDSKVMVAARQRFLGTGHYQVIADAVSAAALEGASENEPLTCLDAGCGEGYYLRRLAQASDVALSLMGLDISKWAVLAAARQSRPPSPVLDIRWAVGSNASLPVQSQTLDRLLCMFGFPVASEFERVLKPGGVWLQVEAGPEHLRELREIIYPRLKAPRADDAPTPAGFEHASTRRVSDRFTLESAEEIADLLAMTPHLYRASSEGRERAQALETLTLTIDVVIKRWVRA, from the coding sequence ATGTCGACGACTCCGTTTCAATCGCTTGCATGCCCGCTCGATGGTCAGCCGCTCTCTCTTGTCAGCGGCGCCTGGCGCTGCGCGGCGGGGCACAGTTTCGATATCGCCAAACAGGGCCACGTGAACCTTTTGCCGGTGCAGCAAAAGCGCTCCGTCGACCCCGGCGACAGCAAGGTCATGGTGGCGGCGCGCCAGCGCTTTCTGGGAACCGGCCACTATCAGGTCATCGCCGACGCGGTCAGCGCCGCGGCGCTCGAGGGCGCGTCAGAGAACGAACCGTTGACGTGTCTGGACGCCGGCTGCGGGGAAGGCTACTACCTGCGCCGTCTGGCGCAGGCGTCTGACGTCGCGCTTTCGCTGATGGGGTTGGATATTTCGAAGTGGGCAGTGCTCGCCGCCGCCCGGCAAAGCCGCCCGCCGTCGCCGGTGCTGGACATTCGCTGGGCGGTCGGTAGCAACGCCAGCCTGCCGGTGCAGAGCCAAACCCTCGACCGGCTTTTGTGCATGTTCGGCTTTCCGGTGGCGAGCGAGTTCGAACGCGTGCTGAAGCCCGGCGGCGTCTGGCTACAGGTCGAGGCCGGGCCCGAGCATCTGCGCGAGCTGCGCGAAATCATTTATCCCCGCCTCAAGGCGCCGCGCGCAGATGATGCCCCGACGCCCGCTGGATTCGAGCACGCTAGCACGCGCCGTGTCAGCGACCGCTTTACGCTGGAAAGCGCCGAGGAGATTGCCGATCTCTTGGCGATGACCCCGCATCTTTACCGGGCCAGCAGTGAAGGGCGGGAGAGGGCGCAGGCGCTCGAGACGCTGACGCTGACGATCGACGTGGTGATCAAGCGGTGGGTCAGGGCGTGA
- a CDS encoding NADP-dependent oxidoreductase encodes MQSRYFTLTDYPEGLPRREIFKLETQELPELGPGEVRVRNRWLSVDPYMRGRMSGVHTYVPPFELGKPMDGGAIGEVIESNDEKLKVGDRVSHMGGWRDIAQGAAQGVFKLPDHDVPEQAYLGILGMPGMTAWTGLNRIAECKPGDNVLVSAASGAVGSLVAQLAKAKGCHVVGIAGAAHKLAWLESVGVEPVTYKERTASELSDAIKLASPEGIDVYFENVGGICLEAALSQLNEGARIAVCGMIDSYNAEKPAPGPSNLSQLVVRKAKMQGFIVADHWSNYGYFLNEVAPQVAAGKFDYKETVEEGLERTPDAFLALFEGANTGKMLVKLDG; translated from the coding sequence ATGCAGTCACGCTACTTTACGCTAACCGATTATCCGGAAGGGCTACCCCGCCGCGAGATTTTCAAACTCGAAACCCAGGAGCTTCCCGAGCTCGGCCCGGGCGAGGTGCGCGTTCGCAACCGCTGGCTTTCGGTCGACCCTTATATGCGCGGGCGGATGAGCGGCGTGCATACCTACGTTCCCCCTTTTGAACTTGGCAAGCCCATGGACGGCGGTGCGATCGGCGAGGTGATCGAATCCAACGACGAGAAATTGAAAGTCGGCGACCGGGTCAGCCACATGGGCGGCTGGCGGGATATTGCCCAAGGGGCCGCTCAGGGCGTTTTCAAGCTGCCGGACCACGACGTGCCGGAGCAGGCTTATCTCGGTATTCTCGGTATGCCGGGCATGACCGCCTGGACCGGGCTTAACCGCATTGCCGAGTGCAAGCCCGGCGACAACGTGCTGGTGAGCGCGGCCAGCGGCGCGGTTGGTTCGCTGGTCGCACAGCTGGCCAAGGCCAAGGGTTGTCACGTGGTGGGCATTGCCGGCGCGGCGCACAAGCTCGCCTGGCTCGAATCGGTGGGCGTGGAGCCGGTCACCTATAAAGAGCGCACCGCCAGTGAGCTGAGCGACGCTATCAAACTGGCAAGCCCGGAAGGCATCGACGTCTATTTCGAAAACGTCGGCGGCATCTGCCTGGAGGCGGCACTTTCCCAGCTCAACGAAGGCGCGCGCATCGCAGTATGCGGCATGATCGACAGCTACAACGCCGAGAAGCCCGCCCCGGGGCCCAGCAATCTTTCGCAGTTGGTGGTGCGCAAGGCGAAGATGCAGGGCTTCATCGTCGCCGACCACTGGTCGAACTACGGCTACTTCCTCAACGAAGTGGCGCCCCAGGTCGCCGCGGGCAAGTTCGATTACAAGGAGACCGTGGAAGAGGGCCTTGAGCGCACGCCGGATGCCTTCCTCGCGCTGTTCGAAGGCGCCAATACCGGCAAGATGCTGGTCAAGCTCGACGGCTAA